The Sulfitobacter sp. SK011 genome has a window encoding:
- a CDS encoding DUF1772 domain-containing protein, translated as MSLWLFILIQFAVLAYAFVGGVFLAFSDFIMRSLAKTSGVEGVQAMQVINREVFRWVFMTLFLGLVPISLIIVGYTATHLDGPVSVFMAVAGLTYLFGCFGVTLLFNVPMNETLAGMELDGSATHDYWTQTYVPLWTFWNTVRTLACAVSSALLLCGLALEATAC; from the coding sequence ATGTCACTCTGGTTATTCATCCTCATTCAATTCGCCGTTCTCGCTTATGCATTTGTGGGCGGCGTGTTCCTGGCATTTTCCGATTTCATCATGCGCTCCCTTGCCAAGACCAGCGGTGTGGAAGGTGTTCAAGCAATGCAAGTCATCAACCGCGAGGTCTTTCGTTGGGTGTTCATGACGCTCTTTCTAGGTCTGGTGCCCATCTCGTTGATCATCGTCGGATACACCGCAACCCACTTGGATGGACCGGTCAGCGTGTTCATGGCTGTCGCAGGCCTAACGTACCTTTTTGGATGCTTTGGCGTGACGCTTCTCTTCAATGTGCCGATGAACGAAACACTCGCCGGAATGGAACTGGACGGCAGCGCGACTCATGACTATTGGACCCAAACCTATGTGCCTCTCTGGACGTTCTGGAACACCGTGCGAACGTTGGCATGTGCGGTTTCTTCTGCCCTTCTTTTGTGCGGATTGGCCTTGGAGGCAACTGCGTGCTGA